CCGTTATCGTTCACGAGCGAGCCACCGGCGAGGGGCCTAAACGCGGTCGCTGCTTCGTCGATGCTTTTGCTCTCTTTCAGCAGCTTTGCATAGGCATCGACCACTGCTTTCACGTCTGCGGGCAAATCGCTCACGGGAATATCGTCTGCTTTATTCTGCGCGAAGAGCAGCGCCGAAGCGAATATGATCGAGATCGTGGTTAATCCTGCTTTTGTCATGGCCTTTTGTAGCCGACCGTTGCTTGATGTAAAGTGATTTGTCAGGTTTGCCGTCTCTTGTGCAATGCCCCGATTTCGGCGAGTGTCAGGTTCCATCGACACAGCGGTTCAGCAAGCTTGCCCAGATCTTGCAATACAGTCTTTTTCACCATTGTCTGGTCGCTGAGGCTGGTCAGCAAGAATACATGCTTCAATTTCAGAAGTTCTGCCTGCGGGTGGTTCTTGTCAAAGCCGCGCGGCACCCGCGCCAGCTTGTCGTCGTCGCTGAGATCGGGAAAAGCCTTGCGCAGTGTCTTGTCAGCGAGAAGTTTCACGATTCGGCTTGAGGGTGAGGCGATGTTTTTCTGCAGCTCGGCGAGTACAGGTTTTGCCGGCCGGTAATAGCCGGCACCGAAAAGCGATCTGCCGCCGGGTTCGACGTGCACGTAATAGCCGGGTACTATGTCTGATTTTTTTCCGTCGGCACAGATGAACGCGGCGAGGTGCGTCTTGTAAGGGGCTTTGTTTTTGCTAAAGCGTACATCGCGGTAGATTCTGAAAAGGCAGCTTTTGGGGTCGATGTTCGATACCGAATCGTCATGTTCGCTGAGCACGAAAATGAGCCCTGCCACGAGTTCGAGAAAATTCTTCTGCGCAGTCTCAAATTCTTCGCGATGCTCGGTGAACCAATCGCGGTCATTATTCTTTGCGAGGGACCTGAGAAAGTTGAAATCGCTCTGTTTCACGGGAACAGCAGTTTTTCTGACCATTCGGCTGCAATCACAATCGAGAAAACGGGGCAGGGGTCAAACAATTAAAGACTATTAAGTCTATAATTGTTTGACGTCTCGTTGCTCAAAAAAAGTCTCAGCTATGAGTCCGCTGGCGATTGAAACAGAGAACATAAAGTTTCAGGTCAGCGGCGACGTCGTCGCGAAAATGCGCCGCTTCTGGCGTGAGCACGATTTCACCATGGGCATCGACTTGCTCGACGCGCAGCACATGTGGCTGATCGCTCTGATTTTTCACCTCGAAGAGCTGCTGAAAGCCCCAGCGCGCGACCAGAAGCAGGTCGACGGAGTTCTGAAAGAATGCGTGAAATATGCGCAGACGCATTTTCGTGCTGAAGAAATACTCTTCGCTGCGGCGAAATACCCCGAAGAGGCTGCGCACGAAAAGCAGCACAGTAACTTCGTCGCGAATATTCAAAACCTTGCCGCCAGGTCAGAAGAAAATGCGGCAAACCTCGGCAAGTTCTTGCAGAACTGGCTCGTGCAGCATATCAAGAAAGAAGATATAGCCTACTGCAACTTTCTGCGCCAGGCCGGTTTTGACGCGAATGGCTACTTTCAGACCGTCGTCGCGTCAGGTTCTGAGTTTGTGCTGAGTGACCAGCAGCTTGAGCTGCATGCGGCGATCACGCAAAACAATGAGATTGTGCCGGGTGTTTCAGATGTTGTGCTCGCCGAGATTCGCCGCCTGTGGCGCAGTTATTCGATTCGGCTCTATGTGCCCATGATCGACATGCAGCACCTGTGGCTGATCAAGATGGTTGTCGAGCTCGAGGTTGCTCTGAAAGAGGGGTACGAAAAACGTGCGCACCTTTTGGGCGAGATGCTGCCCGAGGTGAAGCGTTACGTGCACGAACATTTCTCCGCTGAAGAGGCGATGATGGAATCACTCGGTTTTGAAACCCGCGCCGGTCACAAGAAACAGCACGCAGCGTTCGTCAAAACGATCGAAGAGCACAACACCGACTATGGCACCGGCACCCGCAGCGCCGCCACGCTTCTGGTCAAAGATCTCAAAGAATGGCTGCTTTCGCACATTCTCATCGAAGACGCCAAATTTGCGAAGCTGTGCCGCGAGAAAAACGCCGGGGCGTTACAGATCTCGAAGCAGCTCATCACCGAGAAAAAGGTACAGTTCAAGAAAGCGCAGATTCTGCTCTACCAGTACGTGACCGGTAACGCGGCGCGCTGATTTCTATCGAATTTCGGGTTTAGATTCGGGGTAGATCCTCATTTTGCTTTTTTTCGCATTTTTCGCAAAAATGCATCAAGCTCTAAAATATTCTGACGAAACTACCATTAGGGGTGAAAATTGCAAAAAAAATGATAAATAGGATTAAACAGAGGCCTAAAATTGCGTTAACTTTGCTCAGATTGCCTCAGGTTTCATGAGTTAGCATCAACTTAACTCCACATCTCTATACCTAAACTCCGTAGATAGACTCAAGTGGTAGAGCAGGGCAGAAAGCTGCTTTGTTTTGCCTGAACACCGCTCTTGCCTGCCGGCCTTTCCCGGTGGGTCGGGGCAGCAAGCCAGGGAAGGCTTGGTAATGGGTTCTGCACCTGTCGCGAAAAGGACAGAGCCCCGCAGGTGTTGATAAAAACAACGGAGGGTTTATGATTATCAATCACAATTTGAGTGCGATTAACTCGCACCGCGTGCTGAAGTTTCAGCACGAAGAGACCAGCAAGAGCATGGAGAAGCTTTCGAGCGGCATGCGCATCAACCGCGGCGGCGACGACGCATCGGGGCTTGCGGTTTCAGAAAAAATGCGCACTCAGGTGGCCGGCCTGCGCCAGGCAGAACGCAACGCTGAAGACGGCATGAGCATGATTCAGACAACCGAAGGTTATCTGAATGAGCTCAGCGAACTCTTGCAGCGCATTCGTGTTCTCGGTGTGCAGTCTGCAAACGGTATCTATACCGCCGAAGACCGCCAGATGATGCAGGTTGAGGTGTCTCAGCTGATCGACGAAGTTGATCGTATTGCATCTCAGGCAGAATTCAACACCATGAAACTGCTGCAGGGCGACTTTGCCCGCACTTCAGCGACAGCTTCTATGTGGTTTCACATCGGTGCCAACATGCACCAGCGTGAGCGTGTGTTCATCACAACTATGACAGCTGCAGCTCTGAATCTGCGTACACAGGCTGGCGGTATCGAGTCGATTTCAACTGCAGCGAAAGCGAACAGCATGATCGGCCTCACCGACGAAGCGCTGTATCAGGTGAATAAGCAGCGTGCCAACCTCGGCGCGTACTTCAACCGCCTCGAGCACGCAGCAAAAGGCCTCATGAACGCTTATGAGAACATTCAGGCATCTGAAAGCCGTATTCGCGACACCGACATGGCAGAAGAGATGACGAAGTTCACAAAGAACCAGGTACTGATACAGAGTGGTACGGCAATGCTGGCGCAAGCCAACGCAAAACCACAATCAGTGCTGGCTTTGCTTCGATAACGGGAACTAGCGCACGATTTGCTGACGCCGCAGGCGTGAGCAAATCGTGCATAACCCGTTCGGCGCGAGCCGAACGAAACGCAAGGGCAGCACAGGCTGCCTTTTCGTGTTTGTCATACTGAATTTGATTTCGACGGGTCTTGACAGACACCCATTTCGCAGCGCACCGCGCTGCGAAATGGGTGTCTGATTGGGAGAGACCCGTCACGCGAGTGATGGAGCTGCTGCAGCAAGGATGCCGCAGCAGCGAAGTCTCGATCAACAGACACTCTATGCAATTGCGTTCGCAAGTGGCGGGGTTTTAAAGGGGTACGCAGTACCCCTTTAACTTCTACCTTTATTTGCAACGTAGTTGCAAATAAAGACAAAGGAGTGTCTATGATCATTCGCAACAACCTGAGCGCAATCAATGCACACCGGGTTCTTAAGTTTAATGAATGGGAAACAGACAAGACCATCGCACGTCTGGCTTCAGGTGAAAGAATCACCAAGTCAGCCGACGATGCCTCGGGTCTCGCCGTTTCAGAAAAACTGAGAACTCAGGTGCAGGGATTGCGCCAGGCAGAAAGAAATACCGAAGACGGTATCAGCTTTGTACAGACAGCCGACGGTTATTTGAACCAGCTCGGCGATCTGTTGCAGCGGGTACGCGTTTTGGCCGTTCAGTCGGCCAACGGTATCTACACGGCAGAAGACAGGCAAATGATGCAGGTTGAGATTTCTCAGCTCGTCGA
The sequence above is a segment of the Turneriella parva DSM 21527 genome. Coding sequences within it:
- a CDS encoding DUF2461 domain-containing protein; this translates as MKQSDFNFLRSLAKNNDRDWFTEHREEFETAQKNFLELVAGLIFVLSEHDDSVSNIDPKSCLFRIYRDVRFSKNKAPYKTHLAAFICADGKKSDIVPGYYVHVEPGGRSLFGAGYYRPAKPVLAELQKNIASPSSRIVKLLADKTLRKAFPDLSDDDKLARVPRGFDKNHPQAELLKLKHVFLLTSLSDQTMVKKTVLQDLGKLAEPLCRWNLTLAEIGALHKRRQT
- a CDS encoding flagellin → MIINHNLSAINSHRVLKFQHEETSKSMEKLSSGMRINRGGDDASGLAVSEKMRTQVAGLRQAERNAEDGMSMIQTTEGYLNELSELLQRIRVLGVQSANGIYTAEDRQMMQVEVSQLIDEVDRIASQAEFNTMKLLQGDFARTSATASMWFHIGANMHQRERVFITTMTAAALNLRTQAGGIESISTAAKANSMIGLTDEALYQVNKQRANLGAYFNRLEHAAKGLMNAYENIQASESRIRDTDMAEEMTKFTKNQVLIQSGTAMLAQANAKPQSVLALLR
- a CDS encoding hemerythrin family protein; this encodes MSPLAIETENIKFQVSGDVVAKMRRFWREHDFTMGIDLLDAQHMWLIALIFHLEELLKAPARDQKQVDGVLKECVKYAQTHFRAEEILFAAAKYPEEAAHEKQHSNFVANIQNLAARSEENAANLGKFLQNWLVQHIKKEDIAYCNFLRQAGFDANGYFQTVVASGSEFVLSDQQLELHAAITQNNEIVPGVSDVVLAEIRRLWRSYSIRLYVPMIDMQHLWLIKMVVELEVALKEGYEKRAHLLGEMLPEVKRYVHEHFSAEEAMMESLGFETRAGHKKQHAAFVKTIEEHNTDYGTGTRSAATLLVKDLKEWLLSHILIEDAKFAKLCREKNAGALQISKQLITEKKVQFKKAQILLYQYVTGNAAR